One window from the genome of Magnolia sinica isolate HGM2019 chromosome 4, MsV1, whole genome shotgun sequence encodes:
- the LOC131243363 gene encoding uncharacterized protein LOC131243363 isoform X1 has protein sequence MSEAMGSKRKRGGTVRPSFNDILSSALATRVKVTARRKKIPVPKSEAKEKISTPEAVAAEPLMAKVTAVQVPTSTLAPALAPASTAIAPASTACPSSPPGMRGKFVVVAMPSPHSSDERNPNLHFTTAELVCKIEPLVSNSAMPEAEDRASTAPDLRQPASPAPSQEQESLVQGHHLALLNDWATKHANESAIVSTLNRPLDGVLNDFASYCYTARQSLVLA, from the exons ATGTCTGAAGCCATGGGATCGAAGAGGAAGAGGGGAGGGACAGTACGCCCCTCGTTCAATGATATTTTGTCGTCAGCGTTGGCGACTCGGGTTAAGGTAACGGCTCGCAGAAAGAAGATTCCAGTACCCAAGTCTGAGGCCAAGGAGAAGATTTCAACACCTGAGGCCGTTGCGGCCGAGCCTCTTATGGCCAAGGTAACTGCGGTGCAGGTGCCAACATCAACACTTGCACCAGCGCTTGCTCCAGCTTCCACAGCAATAGCTCCAGCCTCCACGGCTTGCCCATCATCGCCCCCCGGGATGCGGGGGAAATTCGTGGTCGTCGCAATGCCTTCTCCTCATTCATCTGATGAGCGCAATCCCAACCTCCACTTCACTACTGCGGAGTTGGTTTGCAAGATTGAGCCGTTGGTCAGCAATTCTGCCATGCCCGAGGCCGAGGATCGGGCCTCGACTGCGCCTGACCTTAGGCAGCCCGCAAGCCCCGCCCCTTCCCAGGAGCAGGAGTCACTCGTGCAAGGTCACCACTTGGCGTTACTAAATGATTGGGCAACGAAGCATGCAAATGAGAGCGCCATCGTCAGCACTCTAAACCGACCCCTCGATGGGGTATTGAATGACTTCGCATCGTACTGTTACACG GCGCGGCAATCACTTGTCCTCGCTTGA
- the LOC131243363 gene encoding uncharacterized protein LOC131243363 isoform X2, which yields MANLEKEKAKVEERLKASASKVKQLQTQLNTLASEVRQLKAQLGASHLKEMGLQGEINELQARADSAESALNGSWVDNAQLAAELEAVKREAAEVLARQRSELEALATSEVAAAVEEFKSSKERNDELEKIYDFAYNASHKVCLDEV from the coding sequence ATGGCTAATCTTGAGAAAGAGAAGGCCAAGGTTGAGGAACGCCTGAAGGCCTCGGCGTCGAAGGTGAAGCAACTACAGACCCAACTGAATACCTTGGCTTCGGAGGTGAGGCAGCTGAAGGCCCAGCTGGGGGCGAGTCACTTAAAGGAGATGGGTCTCCAAGGAGAGATCAACGAGTTGCAGGCCCGCGCAGACTCGGCTGAGTCTGCCTTAAATGGCTCGTGGGTGGACAATGCTCAGTTGGCAGCTGAGCTCGAAGCGGTTAAGCGTGAGGCTGCTGAGGTTCTTGCCCGACAACGCTCCGAGCTGGAGGCCTTGGCCACATCCGAGGTCGCCGCGgctgtggaggagttcaagtccTCCAAAGAGCGGAATGACGAGCTAGAGAAGATTTACGACTTTGCCTACAACGCAAGCCACAAAGTGTGCTTAGATGAGGTTTGA